Proteins from one Streptomyces sp. NBC_00390 genomic window:
- a CDS encoding DUF3090 domain-containing protein, with translation MSRQVFLYDPPERFVAGTVGLPGRRTFFLQASAAGRVTSVALEKTQVAALAERIDELLDEVVRRTGGNAPVPAMAPADVADTAPLDNPVEEEFRVGTMALAWDGEEQRMIVEAQALVELDVDSEEDLAEAEERLLQDEENGPPMLRVRLTGAQARAFAKRALDVVNAGRPPCPLCSLPLDPEGHVCPRQNGYRRGA, from the coding sequence GTGTCCCGTCAGGTGTTCCTCTACGACCCGCCGGAGCGTTTCGTGGCCGGTACGGTCGGGCTGCCTGGCCGCCGTACGTTCTTCCTGCAGGCCTCCGCCGCTGGGCGCGTGACCAGCGTCGCCCTGGAGAAGACCCAGGTGGCCGCGCTTGCCGAGCGGATCGACGAGCTGCTGGACGAGGTGGTGCGCCGCACCGGCGGCAACGCCCCGGTGCCGGCCATGGCTCCCGCCGACGTCGCCGACACCGCTCCGCTCGACAACCCGGTCGAGGAGGAGTTCCGGGTCGGCACGATGGCGCTGGCCTGGGACGGCGAGGAACAGCGCATGATCGTCGAGGCGCAGGCGCTCGTGGAGCTGGACGTGGACTCCGAGGAGGACCTTGCGGAGGCCGAGGAGCGGCTGCTTCAGGACGAGGAGAACGGCCCGCCGATGCTGCGTGTGCGGCTGACCGGGGCACAGGCCCGGGCATTCGCCAAGCGCGCGCTGGACGTCGTGAACGCCGGCCGCCCGCCGTGCCCGCTGTGCAGCCTGCCGCTCGATCCGGAAGGACACGTATGCCCGCGCCAGAACGGATACCGACGGGGCGCCTGA
- a CDS encoding histidine phosphatase family protein yields the protein MATLILVRHGRSTANTSGVLAGWTPGVLLDERGAEQAAALPERLARVPLVAAVTSPLERCRQTLQPLLDARPELEPVSDERIGECDYGDWSGRKLAELADEALMEVVQQHPTAAAFPGGESMRAMQARAVDAVRDWNARIDAQYGEHAAYVMCSHGDIIKSLVADALGMHLDLFQRIHVEPCSITAIRYTRTRPFLLRLGDTGNFASLVPPERGEAETGGDSGAAVVGGGAGAP from the coding sequence ATGGCCACGCTGATCCTCGTACGCCACGGACGATCCACCGCCAACACCTCGGGAGTGCTCGCCGGCTGGACGCCGGGCGTCCTCCTCGACGAGCGCGGCGCCGAACAGGCCGCCGCCCTGCCCGAGCGCCTGGCCCGGGTCCCCCTGGTCGCCGCCGTCACCAGCCCCCTCGAGCGCTGCCGGCAGACCCTCCAGCCCCTGCTGGACGCCCGGCCGGAGCTGGAGCCGGTGAGCGATGAGCGCATCGGGGAATGCGACTACGGCGACTGGTCGGGGCGCAAGCTCGCCGAGCTCGCCGACGAGGCGCTGATGGAGGTGGTTCAGCAGCACCCGACCGCCGCCGCCTTCCCCGGGGGCGAGTCGATGCGGGCCATGCAGGCGCGCGCCGTCGACGCGGTACGGGACTGGAACGCGCGCATCGACGCCCAGTACGGCGAGCACGCCGCCTATGTGATGTGCTCGCACGGAGACATCATCAAGTCCCTCGTCGCCGACGCCCTCGGCATGCATCTCGATCTCTTCCAGCGCATCCATGTCGAACCGTGTTCCATCACGGCGATCCGCTACACCCGTACCCGTCCCTTCCTGCTGCGTCTCGGTGACACCGGGAACTTCGCCTCGCTCGTGCCGCCCGAGAGGGGCGAGGCCGAAACGGGCGGTGACAGCGGGGCCGCCGTCGTCGGAGGCGGCGCGGGCGCACCGTGA